TTGAAGGTGGTTCGTCAGGCTCTGGTGGTTCAGGCGGTGGCGGTGGCGGTGGTTCAGGCGGCAATAGTGGCGGCACTTCCGGTGGCGGCTTTGAGGATGATGCACCGTATCAGAGCGGAGACGGTCGCGTTATCATTTCTGGATACGCATATCCAAATAGTACGGTTGGTATTTTGGTTGATGGTAATTTCTTCGACACCACGCGTGCCAATTCTTCTGGTGAGTACTCGATCACGCTCGATGAGATCGCGCGTGGTGTGTACACGTTCGGTGTGTACGCAAGTGGTCCAGACGATACAAGGTCTTCAACTTTCAGCACCTCGTTTACAGTTACAGGAGCACGAACGTCCGAGCTTACAAACGTAAACGTCGCTCCATCAATTTTAGTTGAACCAGATCCAGTCGATCCTGGTGAGACACTGACAGTGTCAGGATACGCGCTGCCAAATGCAACAGTTTCGGTGCAAAACGGTAAGTTACGCTCGACGATCATTAAAGATTTTACACTTACGTCAAACGCTTCTGGTTTTTGGAGCACGACGATAGATACGTCTAGTTTTTCAGAAGGGACTTACCAGATCAGGGCAAAATCTGAGCAGACCGGGGGAGCAAAGACAAACTGGTCTGAGTACACATATTATGGTGTTGGTGGGGAAGCGGATGTGCCGATCAATGCCGACCTGAACCGTGACGGAAAGGTTAACCTAGTCGACTTCTCGATCCTTCTTTTCTGGTGGGCTTCTAATGGCGGGGATTCAGATCCGCCAGCAGATATCAATCGCGATGGTACAGTGAGCCTTACTGACTTTTCAATCATGCTCTTTAACTGGACAGGTTAGTTCATAGTGTGGGTAATTATGATTTTATTTACGAGCGAGACAGTATAATGTTGTTGTATGTCCTTTCTGCAAAGACTCAAGGGTAGGGGCGTCCGCGATGGTGAGGGGCTTTTGTCTGACGCTGAAGAAACAGCGGTTGATAAAGTTGCTCAGCTACATGTAGACGTATTTCAAACAGAGCGTCTCATTGTGGTGTATGCGCAGTCAGCAGGCGCAGACATGAATGATGTACATGTGTCTATCGAGGGCGATGCTGACATTGTGTTGATCGAAGGTAAGCGTGTGCGACCAGAGTACATCGTCTTCCCAAAGAAAAAAGTTAAAGGATCATTTGTGGCCGAAGAGTGTGTCTGGGGTGATTTTTACCGTCGTATCATTTTGCCTGAGAGTGTGAACATCGATAAGGCGGAAGCAAAGATTAAAAACGGTGTGCTTATCTTGGTACTCCCACTGCTTAAGCCAAGTGAGAAAGAGAAGGTCGAACTTCGAGTTACTACTGGACGTAAGCCACTAAAGAGAGATACCAAATAATTGTAATTGTTCATTTGTTCTATGTTGTACCTTGTGAGACGAATTGTTCCTTACCTAATACTCCTCGTCAGTGCGTGGGTATTTTGTGCGTTTGGAGCACTGACTGCTTTTGCAGCAGATCTCTCACTTTCTCCAAGTACAGGTTCGTATTCTGTCGGTCAGACATTCACTGCGACCATTCGTGCCTTGCCAAGTGGCGATAACATTAACGCAGTTGAGGCGACTTTAAAATTTGACCCTGCTGTTCTCTCGGTTGTCAGCTTGAGTAAGAATGGTTCTGCATTTTCACTTTGGACGACAGAGCCAAAGTTCTCTAACTCTGCCGGAACCATTGAATTTGGCGGCGGAAGTCCAACTCCATTTACTACGAACTCTGATCTGGTAGTTGTTACCTTTAGAACTGTTGCTGAAGGTTCTGGTTCTGTCACATTTTCAAATGCATCAGTGCTCGCTGCAGATGGTCGCGGTACAGATGTTTACAAAAATGGAGCTAGTGCAAACTACACCATCACCGGTGCAGCAACTCCAACCCCTACACCGACACCAGACACAACTCCAACCCCTACCCCAACTCCAGATGAGGAAGATGATGACCAGGCGATTATCTTCGGGGATCCGCCTAGACAGCCAGAAATTGGTTCACAAGTTTTCTTAGACCCGGATGTCTGGTACAGCGAAACTGAAGGTTTGTTTACCTGGACTCTACCATTTGATGTTAACGTAGTTGCAATCGAGATCACTGACGATCCAGAAAACCGTCCAGAGGAAAATGAGGATGCGGTTATCGATCCACCAGTTGAGGAATTCTTGATTACAAAAGATATCATTACTGATGGTGTCCAGTATGTAAGCGTCAACTTCAAGAACCAAGTTGGTTGGGGAGCAGTGACAAACCGTAAGCTCATGATCGACACAACTGCACCTGAGCCATTTGCGATCAATGTGCAGGCTGGTACTTCTAAAGACTCATTCCCGATTCTTCGGTTTGAGGCAAATGACCGCACGTCAGGCGTCGAGTACTATGACATGACCATCGCTGATAAGGAGCCGATCCGCATCACGCCTGATGAAGCTCGCCTTGGCTATTTGCTCAAAGAACTTGAGGATGGTACCTACACTGTGAAAGTTGTAGCGTCTGACATGGCCGGTAACACCCGTGAAAGTAGTGTGGCTGTACTGATCACTGCTGGTTGGGTAAAACCAGTTGAGGTGGTAGACGAAGGATCATTCTGGGATTTTCTCACACCGATCAATCTCTTCATCTTCTTCTTGCTTGTTATCATCATTCTGCAGATCATCTACTTCTGGTACGAGCACAAGAAACTTAAGGAGCGAGAGGAAAAACTGCGTCGCGAAACGAGAGAGATCCAGGATCAGATGGAGAAGATCTTCTCAGCACTTCGCGATGAGATTTACGATCAAATAAACACCATCACAAAACGAAAGCGTTTGTCAGCAAAGGAGAAGGAAGCAGTTGAAGCACTTACACAAGCACTTGAAGTCTCCGAGACCTTGATTGAAAAGGAAATCAATGATGTAAAGACAATTCTCAAGTAACGTTTACGAAAAATCCACAACTTTGATGCATATACCGCGCACTTCTACCAAAGTGCGCGGTATAATTATAATTAGCCCTTTCTCTACCAAGTGGGGAATGGGGCTGTAGTTGATGTGAGTGTAAGTAGATTGCACAACTCAATAAAGAATAGAATAAAAGCCAATTTTAAAGCGCCGGAGCGGAGGAAGCAGTGTTTTAGTGGTGTCAAAAAAGTCTTGCATCCAAAGGTCTTTGTTTTACTTCTTCTGGCTCTGGTGGCGCTTCCTTACGTGCATGCGCAATTTTCATCAGATGCGTACTCTATTCGAACCGTACATGTCTTTCCGTCAGTAGTTACGGGTGATGGTTGGAATAATCTTGAATCTATTACTTTCCAGAATCTTGAAGAATACGCTTTGTTTGATGAGTTTAATGACATCAATTCAGCGACCATGAATCTCAGCAGAGCTTCAATGTATCAGCGTGGGAAAGAGTACGTTGATTCGTCTATTGAAACAGTGGTCGATCAGAATTCAGATTTGAATGAAGTAGTAGATGATGTTGTGGTTCCATCTGCAGAATCAGTTGCTGGTGGTGAGCAAAGTGGCACATCAACACCTGGAATTGAGTCTGCCGAGATGTATGCTTCCACGAGTGCTAAAGCTGAGTCACAAGCTCCTACAGAAGCTGATATTTTGATAGTGCCAGAAACTAGCGTAGTAACAACAACTGATTCTGTCTCGACTGATCTCTCAACGACGACAGTGCTGAAAAAAGTAGAATCCGTATTTGCCTTAGCGGTTGAGGCAGTTACCGAATTCTTTGGTATGGAGACTGCAACTACAACAGTTGAGAAGGTTGTGTCCACGTCTACTCCAGAGCTTGATTTGGAGACATCTCCAACAAGTACTGACTCAGTCGTCTTTGGTGCGCAAAGTGAGATGGTGTCAACGAGTGCACTGTTATTAAGCGCAAGCACTTCAGTTGTCGCTGATGTTGTTGCAACATCAGCGACAACGACTGTGCAGAGTGAAGTGTCTGTGGAGACAGAGCCTGTTGATTTTGTAGAACCTTCTCAGAACACTGAGTCTGCATCTAGTACTCCGTGCGCTGAAAATTGTGGATCGTACGAGATAGCTCTTAATGATTTTGGTTATCCACTTGGTGAGCAGGTTGAGATAACTGGTGCTCAATTACGGCTATCATTTGCTGCACAAACTCGAACCACCAGAGATGCTATTCCTGAATTTTCTCTTGTATACAGTGTCGATGGTGAACAAACGTGGCTGGCAGCAGGAACTATTCTTATTGATGAGGAGGTTTCAAATAGTATCAACGGCGGTTTCTTCCTTTTTGCATTGCCTGAGGTCACTGATCAGGTCTCGCTTAATACCTTGTCGGTTAAGCTCAAGTACAATGACGATCCATACAATCTTTCTGGCCTGTTTGTCGAGAGTGTCTGGCTTGAGCTCTTTACGATTGAGCCCCCTGAAATGGAACCCCTTCAGGATGTTGCAGCTCTTTTGGCTGATGATGGCTACTCAGATGAGATGTTGAGCGGCGATATTTTACAGTTGCCAGATGGTGAGCATTTACGCTTTAAATTTACTGACGACAACACTGATGAGTCGTTGGTAATCAAGACAACTGAACGTACGTACGAAGGTTTTTCTGAGGTGGCAACCTATTTCAGTGTAACGAACACGAGCGACGAGGTTGATGACATTACGGTACAAGCGTACTTCCCAGATGGGGTTGGAGAAGTGGTGTCAATAGAAAAGTTTACACAAAATAAGCCTAGAGATGTTGTCGTTCCTGAGTATCGACCGTATGTGTATCACTGTGAAGCTGGCTGGGAATACGCTGGTGAAGTTACGGCGGAGAGTCTCGAGGAGTTGTCGCAGCAGCTTTCTTTGCCAAGAATTTCCGCTCCAGCAGAAATACTGGAAACCAGCACGTCGACTGCTTCTGATAATTCAGTAAATCAGGTTGAACAGGTGGCTACTTCGACTGAGGAGATAGAAGTTCCTACGGTAGAATTTGATCTTCCAGCATCATCTGCAACAACCACTGTGCTACGGCAACTGCCAGGTGTTTCTGCGCTATTGCAGTTTTCTACTACAACTTTGATCGACAATGACAACGAGTTGTCGGATGTAACAAGTTCGTCGTCAGAGGCTAATTCTGATGAAGCTAATCTTGGCGACGGTGAAGATCTGATTGAAGCATATGCTTGTCGAAACACAAATGTTGTGCGTAAGTGTGATGAGTTAGATGGTTCAAATACCGCATGTCGGGTGAATCAGGTAAAGGTGGCAGAATATGAGGTTGTGAAGTATGCGCCGGGTTGGGTGCAGACAGCTATAGCTGAAGGGGCAATGTCAGAGCCGGGATTCTTCAAAAGGGCGATTCAGTTTATTGGCTTTGGTCCTGATGTGAAGGAGGTTCCTGAGCAATTTGAAGTACGTACACATACGCCTGATACTCACACTATTCAGCCAGGTGAGACGCTGTACTTCAAGATGAATATTGCATTTCCACCGTTCTCTCGTGGTGAGTACTGGATTGAAGCTGTTGGTGATAGTGAGTATGGTCTACTTGACCCGTTCTGGTCTTCTGAGTGGTCATATCGAATGCCGATACGGGTTTCTAACCCTACAGGAAGCGATCAAACAGAGTACCAAGTCTTCTTTGAACTCGACAGCGCTTTAACGGATTTCTGGAGTAATGTAAACAGTGATGGTTCAGACATCCGATTCATCCAAGAGTTGCCAAGTGGCACATTTAGCAATGAAGGTACAGCTGTCAATAATTGGCTTGACTT
Above is a window of Candidatus Nomurabacteria bacterium DNA encoding:
- a CDS encoding Hsp20/alpha crystallin family protein, yielding MSFLQRLKGRGVRDGEGLLSDAEETAVDKVAQLHVDVFQTERLIVVYAQSAGADMNDVHVSIEGDADIVLIEGKRVRPEYIVFPKKKVKGSFVAEECVWGDFYRRIILPESVNIDKAEAKIKNGVLILVLPLLKPSEKEKVELRVTTGRKPLKRDTK